In Planktothrix sp. FACHB-1365, the following proteins share a genomic window:
- a CDS encoding PAS domain-containing protein has product MFEFFKAFFENTIILEGFAPLCYPNATSNIPLQPSILGTEGLMIIAQYALAGWLIYRQLRVSELQTSPTVESTSWVRRVLTRFSFQPSTAQPQLSLGTLLILGLIANGTLHLIYLLRGFYPTHSVLGISQAVFTVLFLGSVGRLIPLLTQSATGIFPPTPSVEFFKSCESCHHQIISSQTSSKLDKLRVNFSYLFRLDTTFPIKLNLHEPLEEVLKLTKFSIDKAADAIFWVGEDGQILYVNDAACRSLGYAPEELLKLTIHNINPDFPESSWALHWKILRRCGSLNIEARHRTKHNRVFPVEITISHLNFNGKEYQCAFARDISDRKQIERTLRERQGEFRSLVSNIPGAVYRGILEEDRMMVFLSQGIETITGYPPSDFIQNRVRSFNSIIHADDLETVKRKIRVSLESRQPYILEYRLIGIDGTIRWVYEKGQVILTDEESTCWLNGAIFDITEKRQASEALKASEERLKLALAGTDQGLWDWNLVSGEVYFSPQWSSMLGYDTNKIQGKARSWLKLVHPDDRESVIAVLKQHLAGETPFCEMEHRMLSHAGEWKWILNHGKVVVHDEQQQPLRMTGTVKDISDRKKTEEALRQSEARERAKAQQLELTLRELGQAQAQLIQTEKLSSLGQLVAGIAHEINNPITFIYGNITYASQYIQDLLELIALYQQYYPQPHAEILQHQETIELNFILDDLPKILSSMEVGANRIREIVLSLRNFSRLDEADMKPVNIHDGLENTLLILQHRLRPQAGSPREKRNPSIQVIKEYGNLPKTECYPGQLNQVFMNVLSNAIDALLEGESKFIHPPQRLNSPTVGWQISSTSPTIRIHTELNDMNRVVIRITDNGPGMTDRVKHRLFEPFFTTKPVGKGTGLGLAISYQIIAKHQGKLTCYSELGKGTEFVIELPLKQEFRQNPTLLLEVQSSSA; this is encoded by the coding sequence ATGTTTGAATTTTTTAAAGCCTTTTTTGAAAATACCATTATTTTAGAGGGATTTGCACCCCTCTGTTATCCCAACGCCACCAGTAATATTCCCCTACAACCCTCTATTCTGGGTACAGAAGGGCTAATGATTATAGCTCAGTACGCCTTAGCGGGGTGGCTGATTTATCGTCAACTCAGAGTCTCAGAATTACAGACATCCCCAACGGTAGAATCAACGTCCTGGGTGCGTCGAGTCTTAACCCGGTTTTCCTTCCAGCCTTCGACCGCTCAACCTCAGTTGTCCCTGGGGACATTGTTAATTTTGGGTTTAATCGCCAATGGAACACTTCATCTGATCTATCTGTTGCGAGGGTTCTATCCTACCCATAGTGTCCTCGGTATCAGTCAAGCTGTGTTTACAGTTTTGTTTTTGGGGAGCGTCGGGAGATTGATTCCCCTACTGACTCAATCCGCCACGGGGATTTTTCCACCTACCCCATCGGTTGAATTTTTCAAGAGTTGTGAAAGTTGCCATCATCAAATTATTTCTTCTCAAACCTCTTCAAAATTAGATAAACTTCGAGTCAATTTCTCTTACTTATTTAGATTAGATACGACTTTTCCGATTAAATTAAATCTCCATGAACCCCTAGAAGAAGTCCTGAAACTAACTAAATTTTCCATTGATAAAGCCGCCGATGCGATTTTTTGGGTGGGAGAAGACGGACAAATTTTATATGTGAATGATGCGGCTTGTCGGTCTCTGGGTTATGCACCTGAAGAATTATTAAAGTTGACCATTCATAATATTAATCCTGATTTTCCTGAATCCTCTTGGGCATTACATTGGAAAATTTTAAGGCGTTGTGGATCTTTGAATATTGAAGCTCGCCATCGTACCAAACATAACCGAGTTTTTCCAGTTGAAATTACCATTAGTCATCTCAATTTTAATGGAAAAGAATATCAATGTGCCTTTGCACGAGATATTAGCGATCGCAAACAAATTGAACGAACATTACGGGAACGTCAAGGAGAATTTCGTTCCTTAGTCTCGAATATTCCCGGTGCAGTCTATCGGGGAATTTTAGAAGAAGACCGGATGATGGTGTTTCTCAGTCAAGGGATTGAAACGATTACGGGATATCCCCCTAGTGATTTTATTCAAAATCGAGTCCGCTCTTTTAATAGTATTATTCATGCCGATGATTTAGAGACCGTTAAGCGAAAAATTCGGGTCAGTTTAGAATCTCGACAGCCTTATATTTTAGAATATCGCTTAATTGGGATAGATGGAACCATTCGCTGGGTTTATGAGAAAGGACAAGTTATTTTGACCGATGAAGAATCAACTTGTTGGTTAAATGGTGCTATTTTTGATATTACTGAAAAACGCCAAGCCTCGGAAGCTTTGAAAGCCAGTGAAGAACGGTTAAAATTAGCCTTAGCCGGAACGGATCAAGGATTATGGGATTGGAATTTAGTCAGTGGAGAAGTTTATTTTAGTCCCCAATGGAGTTCGATGTTAGGGTATGACACCAACAAAATTCAAGGAAAAGCTCGTTCTTGGTTAAAGTTAGTTCATCCTGATGATCGAGAATCGGTAATTGCTGTTCTGAAACAACATTTAGCCGGAGAAACCCCATTTTGTGAAATGGAACATCGAATGTTAAGCCATGCTGGGGAATGGAAATGGATTCTCAATCATGGTAAAGTTGTGGTGCACGATGAACAACAACAACCCCTACGAATGACGGGAACCGTTAAAGATATTAGCGATCGCAAAAAAACAGAAGAAGCTCTACGCCAATCAGAAGCCAGAGAACGCGCTAAAGCGCAACAATTAGAACTCACCTTAAGAGAATTAGGACAAGCACAAGCTCAACTGATTCAAACCGAAAAATTATCCAGTTTAGGTCAATTAGTCGCTGGAATTGCCCATGAAATTAATAACCCGATCACGTTTATTTATGGCAATATTACCTATGCCAGTCAATATATCCAAGACCTATTAGAATTAATCGCCTTGTATCAACAGTATTATCCCCAACCCCATGCTGAAATTCTACAACATCAAGAAACCATTGAGTTAAATTTTATCCTCGATGATTTACCTAAAATTTTATCTTCTATGGAAGTCGGAGCCAACCGAATTCGAGAAATTGTGCTCTCCCTACGGAATTTTTCTCGCTTGGATGAAGCAGACATGAAACCTGTGAATATTCATGATGGGTTGGAGAATACTTTATTAATTTTACAACATCGACTTCGCCCCCAAGCAGGTAGCCCTAGGGAAAAACGAAATCCCTCCATTCAAGTAATTAAAGAATATGGTAACTTACCGAAAACTGAATGTTATCCCGGTCAGTTGAATCAAGTTTTTATGAATGTTCTTAGTAATGCCATTGATGCGTTATTAGAAGGAGAATCTAAGTTTATTCATCCTCCCCAGCGCTTGAATTCCCCGACGGTGGGATGGCAGATTTCTTCCACTTCCCCAACTATTCGGATTCACACCGAATTGAATGACATGAATCGAGTGGTGATCCGCATTACTGACAATGGCCCTGGAATGACAGATCGAGTCAAACATCGTTTATTTGAACCCTTTTTTACGACAAAACCCGTTGGAAAAGGAACGGGTTTA
- a CDS encoding leucyl aminopeptidase — translation MEFIATNTSPLDWSGDVLALGLFDDQVELTGDFATLDEKLAGTLKELIEETEFKAKTDSNISTRVGGNSLIRKVILVGLGQGDKLQLDTLRRAAASIAKTAKSLKAKTVGVSLPIFETAEATAQAITEGIELALYQDTRFKSEPDEKGHGITQIELLGLPGTETAITRAQNICSGVILARELVAAPANEINPITMADMAKNLAETYGFELNILEKEDCEKLGMGAFLGVAQASDLPPKFIHLIYRPEGTPRRKLAIIGKGLTFDSGGLNLKVSGSGIEMMKMDMGGAAATFGAAKVIGQLKPDVEVHFISAVTENMISGHAMHPGDFLKASNGKTIEVNNTDAEGRLTLADALVFADKLGVDAMIDLATLTGACIIALGDDIAGLWSPDDTLAQELETAAKTSGEKLWRMPLEEKYFEGLKAMHADMKNTGPRAGGSITATLFLKQFVEKTPWAHLDVAGPVWTEKDNGYNTAGATGYGVRMLVNWVLN, via the coding sequence ATGGAATTTATAGCAACAAACACATCCCCCTTAGACTGGTCAGGCGATGTCCTCGCTCTAGGTTTATTTGATGATCAAGTTGAATTAACGGGAGACTTTGCCACCTTAGACGAAAAGTTGGCAGGAACCTTAAAAGAGTTAATTGAAGAAACCGAATTTAAGGCAAAAACCGATAGTAATATTTCCACTCGCGTCGGGGGAAATAGCTTGATTCGGAAAGTGATTTTAGTCGGTTTAGGTCAAGGGGATAAATTACAATTAGATACTTTACGACGGGCGGCTGCTAGTATTGCCAAAACCGCAAAATCCCTAAAAGCCAAAACGGTTGGGGTGAGCTTACCGATTTTTGAAACAGCAGAAGCCACCGCCCAAGCGATAACTGAAGGCATTGAATTAGCCCTTTATCAAGATACTCGATTTAAGTCAGAACCCGACGAAAAAGGTCACGGCATTACACAGATTGAATTATTGGGTTTACCGGGAACAGAAACTGCCATTACTCGTGCTCAAAATATCTGTTCGGGTGTCATTTTAGCACGGGAATTAGTCGCCGCTCCTGCTAATGAAATCAACCCGATTACAATGGCAGATATGGCAAAAAATCTCGCTGAAACCTACGGTTTTGAACTCAATATTCTGGAAAAAGAAGACTGTGAAAAATTAGGGATGGGGGCATTTTTAGGAGTAGCTCAAGCTTCGGATTTACCCCCTAAATTTATTCATTTAATCTACCGTCCTGAAGGAACGCCACGCCGCAAATTAGCCATTATTGGTAAAGGATTAACCTTTGATTCTGGCGGGTTGAATCTGAAAGTGAGTGGTAGTGGGATTGAAATGATGAAAATGGATATGGGAGGGGCGGCGGCAACCTTTGGGGCGGCAAAAGTTATTGGTCAATTAAAACCCGATGTGGAAGTGCATTTTATTAGTGCCGTGACCGAAAATATGATTAGTGGTCACGCCATGCACCCTGGAGACTTTCTCAAAGCTTCTAATGGTAAAACTATTGAAGTGAATAATACCGATGCAGAAGGACGATTAACTTTAGCGGATGCCCTGGTTTTTGCAGACAAATTAGGGGTGGATGCCATGATTGATTTAGCCACCTTAACAGGGGCTTGTATTATTGCATTAGGCGATGATATTGCGGGGTTATGGAGTCCTGATGATACCTTAGCTCAAGAGTTAGAAACCGCAGCCAAAACATCCGGTGAAAAACTCTGGCGAATGCCCTTAGAAGAGAAATATTTTGAAGGATTAAAAGCCATGCACGCCGACATGAAAAATACTGGGCCAAGGGCAGGGGGTTCGATCACAGCCACCTTATTCCTGAAACAATTTGTAGAAAAAACCCCCTGGGCTCATTTAGATGTCGCTGGCCCAGTTTGGACGGAGAAAGACAACGGTTATAATACCGCCGGAGCAACAGGTTATGGCGTGCGAATGTTAGTCAACTGGGTCTTAAATTAG
- a CDS encoding tocopherol cyclase family protein gives MFNLTRQLNPLQTPHSGYHWDGSDRRFFEGWYYRVTLPPEKQTFAFMYSIEDPIGNQPHSGGGAQILGPDDQYLCRTFPDVKKFWATSDQLALGHWGKTDLTASPGYLEPEIFERYIHQGYQGTATFHQGKLSDPATNQFCHWQYKIQPIYGWGNPDQPQQSTAGWLSFLQIFEPGWQILMAHGLATGWINWNGRIYEFEKAPAYSEKNWGGSFPKQWFWVNCNSFNGEPDLALTAGGGQRGVLWWSESVALVGIHYQGKFYEFVPWNSEVHWEIEPWGKWVMNAKNEQYEVSLIATTDHPGTLLRAPTEQGLIFRCRDTMHGKIHLQLTAKNRMILEATSDLCGVEVGGKIWHETWTQ, from the coding sequence ATGTTTAATTTGACTCGTCAATTGAACCCTTTACAAACGCCCCATAGTGGATATCATTGGGATGGAAGCGATCGCCGATTTTTTGAGGGGTGGTATTATCGAGTTACCTTACCCCCAGAAAAACAAACCTTTGCCTTTATGTATTCTATCGAAGATCCGATCGGAAATCAACCCCACAGTGGGGGAGGCGCGCAAATTTTAGGGCCAGATGATCAATATTTATGTCGCACCTTTCCCGATGTTAAAAAATTTTGGGCAACCTCCGATCAACTGGCATTAGGACATTGGGGAAAAACAGATTTAACCGCCTCCCCCGGATATTTAGAACCGGAAATTTTTGAGCGTTATATTCACCAAGGCTATCAAGGAACTGCCACCTTTCATCAAGGAAAATTATCTGATCCCGCTACGAATCAATTTTGTCATTGGCAATACAAAATTCAACCGATTTATGGCTGGGGAAATCCTGATCAACCCCAACAATCAACCGCCGGATGGTTATCTTTTTTACAAATTTTTGAACCCGGATGGCAAATTTTAATGGCTCATGGTTTAGCAACAGGTTGGATTAATTGGAATGGGAGAATTTATGAGTTTGAAAAAGCCCCAGCCTACAGTGAAAAAAATTGGGGCGGGAGTTTTCCCAAACAATGGTTTTGGGTCAATTGTAATAGTTTCAATGGAGAACCGGATTTAGCCTTAACCGCAGGAGGTGGACAACGGGGGGTGTTATGGTGGTCTGAATCCGTTGCTTTGGTCGGGATTCATTATCAAGGCAAATTTTATGAATTTGTGCCTTGGAATTCCGAGGTACATTGGGAAATTGAACCTTGGGGAAAATGGGTGATGAACGCTAAAAATGAACAGTATGAAGTGTCATTAATCGCAACAACGGATCACCCTGGAACGTTATTAAGAGCACCAACAGAACAAGGCTTAATCTTTCGTTGTCGAGATACCATGCACGGAAAAATTCACTTGCAATTAACAGCCAAAAACCGTATGATTTTGGAAGCCACCAGCGACCTGTGTGGTGTGGAAGTGGGAGGAAAAATCTGGCACGAAACCTGGACACAATAA
- a CDS encoding Npun_F5749 family FMN-dependent PPOX-type flavoprotein, producing MNDIPGWRLSLTSALHRNRHLVYSRYFQLATVGLEGRPANRTVVFRGFLPETNQLQIITDSRSQKVNQIQNYAWGEVCWYFPETREQFRLFGELKLISDSYPDLTLTTARTTLWQFLSNAAKQQFYWPDSRQPRSESTAFNPLAIIPLEPPSNFILLLLEPQEVDHLDLQGEPQNRTLYYYNSEQGWLTEIVNP from the coding sequence ATGAATGATATTCCAGGTTGGCGTTTATCTTTAACAAGTGCATTACACCGAAATCGCCATTTAGTTTATTCTCGTTATTTCCAATTAGCAACGGTTGGTTTAGAAGGTCGTCCGGCGAATAGAACGGTTGTATTTCGGGGGTTTTTACCGGAAACCAATCAACTGCAAATAATTACGGATAGTCGCAGTCAAAAAGTTAATCAAATTCAGAATTATGCTTGGGGAGAAGTCTGTTGGTATTTCCCAGAAACCCGTGAGCAATTTCGTCTATTTGGGGAATTAAAATTGATTTCCGATAGCTATCCTGATTTAACCTTAACCACCGCTAGAACAACCCTTTGGCAATTCTTATCAAATGCGGCAAAACAACAATTTTACTGGCCAGATTCTCGCCAACCTCGTTCAGAATCTACCGCTTTTAACCCCCTAGCTATTATTCCCCTTGAACCTCCGTCTAATTTTATTTTATTATTACTTGAACCCCAGGAAGTTGATCATTTAGACCTCCAAGGAGAACCTCAAAATCGTACCCTTTATTATTATAATTCTGAACAAGGTTGGTTAACAGAAATTGTTAATCCTTAA
- a CDS encoding YdiU family protein, whose protein sequence is MSNPFLHLDYEPAFEALGGDYSDVVAASEFGLHILRFRNDAVLTQLGLNPETVTDEHFIEAFGKFETVQPLLAMRYHGYQFGEYNPYLGDGRGFLYGQVRGIDGELYDFGTKGSGRTPYSRNADGRLTLKGGVREVLAAEMLHRMKVRTSRCLSLIETGEQLWRGDEPSPTRSSVMVRFSRSHIRFGTFERLHYFKRPDLIEKLLDHVITYYYSNLTSERDRYALFYAELVKRVAELAAQWMASGFCHGVLNTDNLSITGESFDYGPYAFMPHYNLRFTAAYFDYGGLYCYGNQPFVCEGNLELLQKPLSLVIPSEDLQAGLTLFQQYYRDFYRQRMINRLGFSQIPTPEAEELLQITINLLKDNLIHYHDFFIQLREQFCEQWQDEPQNILKDAEPMQHLDRWRQLYYHHLQTLSYPELDEIKQRLKDYNPQVVIVRPEIEAIWEPITVEDNWQPFYQLLDKIKAE, encoded by the coding sequence ATGTCTAATCCGTTCCTGCACCTCGACTATGAACCCGCATTTGAGGCGTTAGGCGGTGACTATTCCGATGTTGTAGCAGCCAGTGAGTTTGGGCTCCATATCCTGCGGTTTCGTAATGATGCAGTTTTAACCCAGTTAGGACTCAACCCTGAAACCGTTACAGACGAGCATTTTATCGAAGCCTTTGGCAAATTTGAAACCGTGCAACCCTTATTAGCCATGCGCTATCACGGTTATCAATTTGGAGAATATAACCCCTATTTGGGAGATGGACGGGGGTTTTTATATGGTCAAGTGCGGGGAATAGATGGGGAATTATATGATTTTGGCACAAAGGGATCGGGAAGAACGCCCTACTCCAGAAATGCCGACGGAAGACTAACCTTAAAAGGCGGAGTCCGGGAAGTTTTAGCGGCTGAAATGTTGCATCGAATGAAGGTAAGAACGTCTCGCTGTTTAAGTTTAATTGAAACCGGAGAACAACTCTGGCGAGGAGATGAACCGTCCCCGACTCGCTCATCCGTTATGGTGCGGTTTAGTCGTTCTCATATTCGCTTCGGAACCTTTGAACGACTGCACTATTTTAAACGACCGGATTTAATCGAAAAATTGTTAGATCATGTGATTACTTATTATTATTCTAATTTAACATCAGAACGCGATCGCTATGCTTTATTTTATGCGGAATTAGTCAAACGAGTCGCAGAATTAGCCGCACAATGGATGGCTTCAGGGTTTTGTCATGGGGTCTTAAATACCGATAATCTGTCAATTACGGGGGAAAGTTTCGATTATGGCCCCTACGCCTTTATGCCTCACTATAACCTCCGATTTACCGCCGCCTATTTTGATTATGGAGGATTATATTGTTATGGAAATCAACCCTTTGTTTGTGAAGGAAACTTAGAGTTATTACAAAAACCGTTATCTTTAGTCATTCCTTCAGAAGACCTTCAAGCCGGGTTAACTTTATTTCAACAGTATTATCGAGATTTCTATCGTCAACGGATGATTAATCGTTTGGGATTTTCCCAAATTCCCACACCAGAAGCCGAAGAACTTTTGCAAATTACGATTAATTTACTGAAAGATAATTTGATTCATTATCATGACTTTTTCATTCAACTGCGAGAACAGTTTTGTGAGCAATGGCAAGACGAACCGCAAAATATTTTAAAAGACGCTGAACCCATGCAGCATTTAGATCGTTGGCGACAACTGTATTATCATCATTTACAAACTTTATCCTATCCCGAACTCGATGAAATCAAACAACGGTTAAAAGACTATAATCCTCAAGTGGTGATTGTTCGTCCTGAAATTGAGGCAATTTGGGAACCGATTACGGTTGAGGATAATTGGCAACCTTTTTATCAATTATTAGATAAGATTAAAGCAGAATAG
- a CDS encoding ankyrin repeat domain-containing protein, with amino-acid sequence MSELIKAIQTGEIEKVQACFNQTLDLNAQDEKGNTALITAINLGQKEIVKLLLEAGANVNSSDNDGWTPLMEASASGNLEIVQLLLESGAEINAKTNFDLTVLMAAAGSGHKPIVEFLLNRGADLTAKDQNSWTALIWAASEKHTEVVEYIKQFRDHD; translated from the coding sequence ATGAGTGAATTAATTAAAGCAATTCAAACGGGAGAAATTGAGAAAGTTCAAGCTTGTTTCAATCAAACCCTTGATCTAAATGCTCAGGATGAAAAGGGAAATACGGCATTAATTACCGCCATTAATTTAGGGCAAAAAGAGATAGTAAAACTATTATTAGAAGCCGGAGCCAATGTCAACAGTAGCGATAATGATGGTTGGACTCCCTTAATGGAAGCCTCAGCGAGTGGTAACTTAGAAATTGTGCAGTTATTATTAGAGTCTGGTGCAGAGATTAACGCTAAAACCAATTTTGATTTAACCGTATTAATGGCAGCCGCAGGAAGCGGACATAAACCGATTGTCGAATTCTTATTAAATCGAGGAGCAGATTTAACCGCTAAAGATCAGAATAGTTGGACAGCTTTAATTTGGGCTGCTTCTGAGAAACATACCGAAGTTGTAGAATACATTAAACAATTTCGAGATCATGATTAA